The Radiobacillus deserti genomic interval CACCAGCCCCAGTTACATCTACCACTTCCGTTTGGATGGCCGGAACATGACCAGACTCTTCCTTAGAAGCATAGAAAACCCCATCTGCTCCCATTGTAATAATTACTTGTTTTGCACCACGATCTAGGATGTGCTGACAAGCGATTTTGGCCCCTTGGACGGAGAAAATCTCCATGTCAGCTAGTAATTCTGCTTCTTCCCGATTTGGTAGAATTAACTCTGTTCCATCTAATCGCTTCGGCAACTTTTTTGTTTTTGCAATCGATACTGGATCGATATAAAGGGCAACACTTTCCGCCTTACATTTCTCCATTAAGAAAGATAAACATTCTGCGGAGATATTTGTATCTACAAAGATTGCTTGGGAGTCTGAAATCTGGCCCCAGCGTTCCTCTAGCATGGAAGGGGTTAGGTGGTCATAAATGCCCATATCCGCTAGTGACACGATTAATTCGCCATCTGTATCAATTAGTGCAGTGTACGTTCCGGTTCGTTGGGTTGGAAGTGTCCAAACGTGACGAATATCGATTCCGTCCTGTTGAGACTTTTCTAGGATAGCTTGTCCTTCTTTGTCATCGCCGATTGTTGTTAACAATCTAGTATGCATGCCAAGACGACTTAAATTTTCTGCAACATTTCGAGAGACGCCTCCATAGGACTCGGAGGTTGTAACTGGATTAGATGAATGAAGGCTTACTTGTTCTAAGGCCATCGCTTTCCGATCAATATTTGCTCCACCAATACAAGTAATATACTTCTTGTCATTTAAAATATAGGCGCGTCCTTTTATCTCCCCTCGAGTGATCAGGCTTTTGATGTAGTTTGCTACCGCTGGACGAGATAATCCGACGAGCTCAGCCAGTTCTTGTTGGGATATGTATGGATTGCGTTTAATGTGAGTTAAGATTTGTTGTTCCTTGCTCATGGCTATCCTCCTTTCACCCTTATAAACAAAAGTTTAAAATAAAAACAAATGTTTGTAAAGGGGCTATATTTAGGTTGCACAACAGGCAAAACAAAAAGAGGTTGAGACAAAAGTATATTAAAGCAATGAAATAAACGAACAATTATAAATAGTGCCTATACCCCGCTCCGGAAACATACTACGCTTTCCTCGGGCGGCTGGTGAGCCTCCTCCCGCTGGAGTCCACGTATATTTCCGGAGCTAGTATAGGCTGTTGTTCGGCTTTTCTGCTTATCCTTTTCGTTATGTCCCAGCCCCTTAGTTTTCCTCAAAGGATGTTGGATTGACCATAAGATCACTGGCATCTAGTATTTCCATTGCAAAAACGAGAATAACGGCTAAAAGAACGGCAAGTGCCACATAAAGGATTAAAGCACGAATCTTGGTGGTTAAAGAGGACTCATAATAAGTCTTCATCCTACTGAGTTCATCATTCAATTCTGCTGTCTTCTTTTGGTTCTGTTCATAGACGAGTTCGACGATTTCATCAATAGCTGTTGCGGAATTAACAGTTGGGAACATATTTTTTTCCAAAATCTGTTTTAAAATCTCTAATTCGGCTTCCATTTTCTTTACCTTAGGTTTATGTTTAGGTCTGACAAATAATCCACGAACTGTCGGGTCATGAATGACGAAGTCAACGACTTCTTGCTTTCGTTCGCGAAGAATTGTACGAATACGTGCATATTCATTCAGTTTATATTCGAACTCATCTGTATATAATTCAAAATCTATTCCTGTTATTGTTCTACTTTTATACGTGTCAAGTAATTCATTTATGTTTTGCAATACTTCTTTTTTATAGTTCATCGTTTTTATTTTTAGTGGTTCCCGAATTCTTTCCACCCAGGTTATAACCCCAAAAATGAAAATAATCATTAATACGGGATCAGGCGATAAAAAGAGGAAAGGAACTAAGGCAAGTAATCCGATGAACCAGACCTTCGTTGATAAGACACTGACGATTCTTCCTCCATCAAGTGGAGAAACAGGGATAAGGTTAAATAGATTAAT includes:
- a CDS encoding PfkB family carbohydrate kinase — encoded protein: MSKEQQILTHIKRNPYISQQELAELVGLSRPAVANYIKSLITRGEIKGRAYILNDKKYITCIGGANIDRKAMALEQVSLHSSNPVTTSESYGGVSRNVAENLSRLGMHTRLLTTIGDDKEGQAILEKSQQDGIDIRHVWTLPTQRTGTYTALIDTDGELIVSLADMGIYDHLTPSMLEERWGQISDSQAIFVDTNISAECLSFLMEKCKAESVALYIDPVSIAKTKKLPKRLDGTELILPNREEAELLADMEIFSVQGAKIACQHILDRGAKQVIITMGADGVFYASKEESGHVPAIQTEVVDVTGAGDAFAASIIYGLSIGQNLEKACQLGVAAASLTLQTEASVALALNQDYLEQVVKESS
- a CDS encoding site-2 protease family protein — its product is MESVARGKSGKGGTWGVLAAIGLFFLSKLKWVLGLLKLGKFATLASMFVSLWAHAQIFGWKFASAIIYLIFVHEMGHLVAARMKKIPTSPAIFIPFMGAVIGIDPKKIKNAETEFFVAYGGPFAGLLSIIPAALLYLYTKDPYWALVMQLGALINLFNLIPVSPLDGGRIVSVLSTKVWFIGLLALVPFLFLSPDPVLMIIFIFGVITWVERIREPLKIKTMNYKKEVLQNINELLDTYKSRTITGIDFELYTDEFEYKLNEYARIRTILRERKQEVVDFVIHDPTVRGLFVRPKHKPKVKKMEAELEILKQILEKNMFPTVNSATAIDEIVELVYEQNQKKTAELNDELSRMKTYYESSLTTKIRALILYVALAVLLAVILVFAMEILDASDLMVNPTSFEEN